One region of Candidatus Edwardsbacteria bacterium genomic DNA includes:
- a CDS encoding SDR family oxidoreductase: protein MRMLVAGGAGFLGSHLCDRLLADGHQVIAVDNLITGSLENISHLKDRTDFFFMEQDITKPFKVEGKIEFIFDLASPASPIDFVKIPMDILLVGSYGVHNLLELAREKQAGFLLTSTSEVYGDPLVHPQSEEYWGNVNPIGPRSVYDESKRYAEALTMAYHRYRNIDTRIVRIFNTYGPRMRLDDGRVVPTLIDQAQNNRPLTVFGDGSQTRSFCYASDLIEGIYLSMKSTEHQPINLGNPHEMSILEFARAIKEYTGTKSSIEHKPLPADDPKVRRPDISRAKKMLNWEPVIGFEEGIKKTIDWFAAKK from the coding sequence ATGAGGATGCTGGTGGCCGGGGGAGCCGGCTTTTTGGGCTCCCATTTGTGCGACAGGTTGCTGGCTGATGGTCATCAGGTTATTGCCGTGGACAATCTGATCACCGGGAGTCTGGAGAATATCAGCCATCTAAAGGACCGCACTGATTTCTTTTTCATGGAACAGGATATCACCAAGCCTTTCAAGGTAGAAGGCAAGATAGAGTTCATCTTCGATCTGGCCTCTCCGGCCAGCCCGATAGATTTTGTGAAGATCCCCATGGATATCCTGCTGGTGGGGTCCTACGGCGTTCATAATCTTTTGGAACTGGCCAGGGAAAAGCAGGCCGGGTTCCTGCTGACCTCCACTTCAGAGGTCTACGGCGATCCACTGGTGCACCCCCAGAGCGAGGAATACTGGGGCAACGTCAATCCCATCGGGCCGCGCAGCGTCTACGACGAGTCCAAGCGCTACGCCGAGGCCCTGACCATGGCCTATCACCGCTATAGGAATATCGACACCCGGATCGTGCGGATATTCAACACCTACGGGCCGCGGATGCGGCTGGACGACGGGCGGGTGGTTCCCACCCTGATCGACCAGGCCCAAAACAACCGTCCCCTGACCGTGTTCGGGGACGGCAGCCAGACCCGCAGTTTCTGTTATGCCTCGGACCTGATAGAGGGCATCTACCTGAGCATGAAGTCAACCGAGCACCAGCCCATAAATCTGGGCAACCCTCACGAGATGTCCATTCTGGAATTCGCCCGGGCCATCAAAGAATATACCGGAACAAAATCCTCCATCGAGCACAAGCCGTTGCCGGCCGACGATCCCAAAGTGCGGCGGCCCGATATCAGCCGGGCCAAGAAGATGCTGAACTGGGAGCCGGTGATCGGCTTCGAGGAAGGCATCAAAAAGACCATCGACTGGTTCGCGGCAAAAAAATAA
- a CDS encoding sensor domain-containing diguanylate cyclase, which yields MPNRAKRAIHIISFEERITSWVRWAVLFLALLLVTLRPQDLAGHYLGLYLTLGLAALYNLLVFFAGRRVLKFLRAFWLSLVFDLVFASLLIAFTLGAQSQFFYLYYLAIFMAAVSGNRQAALNVTVLASGMYFLALIWRGELSWDQYFLYDLLFKIGLLSLTAFWAGLLSDQQKKWRLRNQELSQIADEWTRTASDIQSAALFGMGALLSSSRNIEETLNLTLDAVQDLLQADRCSILLLDHDSNELVLRASRGIRAGAVGKLRLRSDQGIAGEVLRTGQPLNVPDTSKEPLFVPSPKNYHNRIRSMLVVPLIIRDRRIGVINISEVRANRKFSQSELSAMTLVASYTAVALENAGIMEEKEKEATTDGLTGLHNYRYFIDEFGRRLEHCQKKQAMVSLIWLDLDFFKQYNDNFGHLKGSEILKRLGEILKSAVGMEEAVYFRYGGDEFAVILPGIENKTAVEKAENIRHSIYSTEFAERKPGGKQLSASIGVVSCPADGQEYRTLIEKADQAMYHAKEKGKNQVAFWQDDKIIINRREE from the coding sequence ATGCCGAACCGAGCCAAAAGAGCCATACACATCATCTCCTTTGAGGAGCGGATAACCAGCTGGGTCAGGTGGGCGGTGCTGTTCCTGGCCCTGCTGCTGGTGACCCTGCGGCCCCAGGATCTGGCCGGGCATTATTTGGGCCTGTATCTGACCCTGGGCCTGGCGGCCCTGTACAATCTGCTGGTGTTCTTTGCCGGAAGAAGGGTGCTCAAATTCCTGAGGGCCTTCTGGCTGAGCCTGGTGTTCGATCTGGTATTCGCCAGCCTGCTGATCGCTTTTACCCTGGGGGCCCAAAGCCAGTTCTTCTATCTCTATTATCTGGCGATATTCATGGCGGCGGTCTCCGGCAACCGGCAGGCGGCCCTGAATGTCACCGTCCTGGCCTCGGGGATGTATTTTCTGGCCCTGATATGGAGGGGCGAACTAAGCTGGGACCAGTACTTTTTATACGACCTGCTGTTCAAGATCGGGCTGCTATCGCTGACCGCCTTCTGGGCCGGCCTGCTATCCGACCAGCAGAAGAAATGGCGGCTGCGAAACCAGGAGCTCAGCCAGATCGCCGACGAATGGACCAGGACGGCATCCGACATCCAGTCGGCCGCCCTGTTCGGGATGGGCGCCCTGCTGTCCTCGTCCCGCAACATCGAAGAGACCCTGAACCTGACGCTGGATGCGGTGCAGGACCTGCTGCAGGCCGACCGCTGCTCCATACTTCTTTTAGACCACGACTCCAATGAGCTGGTCTTAAGAGCCTCGCGGGGCATCCGGGCCGGGGCGGTGGGCAAGCTGAGGCTGAGGAGCGACCAGGGCATCGCCGGCGAGGTGCTAAGGACCGGCCAGCCGCTCAACGTGCCGGACACCAGCAAGGAGCCGCTGTTCGTTCCCTCGCCCAAGAACTACCATAACCGGATTCGCTCCATGCTGGTGGTCCCGCTGATAATCCGCGACAGGCGGATCGGTGTGATAAACATCTCCGAGGTCAGGGCCAACCGCAAGTTCAGCCAGAGCGAGCTTTCGGCCATGACGCTGGTGGCCAGCTATACCGCGGTGGCCCTGGAGAATGCCGGCATCATGGAGGAGAAGGAGAAGGAGGCCACCACCGACGGACTGACCGGGCTTCACAACTACCGTTACTTCATAGATGAATTCGGCCGCCGGCTGGAGCACTGCCAAAAGAAGCAGGCCATGGTTTCCCTGATCTGGTTAGATCTGGATTTCTTCAAGCAATACAACGATAATTTCGGCCATCTTAAGGGCAGCGAGATATTGAAACGCCTGGGAGAAATACTTAAGTCGGCGGTGGGGATGGAGGAGGCGGTTTATTTCCGCTACGGCGGAGACGAATTCGCTGTGATCCTGCCAGGCATAGAAAATAAAACAGCGGTAGAGAAGGCCGAGAATATAAGACATAGCATATACAGCACTGAATTTGCCGAAAGAAAGCCTGGGGGCAAGCAGCTTTCCGCCAGCATCGGGGTGGTGAGCTGCCCCGCTGACGGGCAGGAGTACCGGACCCTGATAGAAAAGGCCGATCAGGCCATGTATCACGCCAAGGAGAAGGGGAAGAATCAGGTGGCTTTCTGGCAGGATGATAAAATAATAATCAACAGGAGAGAAGAATGA
- a CDS encoding NAD(P)/FAD-dependent oxidoreductase, which translates to MMAAGTAAKGGSSVVLLEKMPSLGKKLLITGQGRCNITNNLEVKKFIADCGPMARFLFGPLTRFGFESTLKFFEELGLKTKLERGGRYFPESDSSRDVLEALERYLDSGKVRVVTNARVTGIIKERQGFSVTAGAEAYRLNRLIIATGGRSYSGTGSTGDGYSWASALGHTVIPVKPSDVPLNVKEDFVKELQGLSLKNAELTFARGSKKIKYFGEMLFTHYGISGPIVLDASRTIGPWLDDGPVDCRLDLKPALDEETLNRRLQREIVESGKKTFKIFIKEYLPAKLIPVFIALCGISEDLRVNQLNAGQRKKIIALLKNIRFTVTSLRGFDEAVVTAGGVDPDQIDQATMESKKAKGLYFCGEILDLDGPCGGYNLQIAWSTGFLAGKSAGEK; encoded by the coding sequence ATGATGGCGGCCGGAACGGCAGCCAAAGGCGGATCGTCTGTTGTTCTATTGGAAAAAATGCCTTCCCTGGGCAAAAAACTGCTGATCACCGGCCAGGGACGCTGCAACATCACCAATAACCTGGAAGTAAAGAAATTCATCGCTGACTGCGGTCCCATGGCCCGTTTCCTGTTCGGCCCGCTGACCCGATTCGGTTTTGAATCCACCTTAAAGTTCTTCGAGGAGCTGGGCCTTAAGACCAAGCTGGAACGGGGCGGGCGCTACTTCCCGGAGAGCGACAGCTCCCGCGATGTGCTGGAGGCCCTGGAGAGGTATCTGGACTCGGGAAAAGTGCGGGTGGTCACCAATGCCCGGGTTACCGGCATCATCAAGGAACGCCAGGGGTTCAGCGTCACGGCCGGAGCCGAGGCTTACCGGTTGAACAGGTTGATCATCGCCACCGGGGGCAGGTCCTATTCCGGCACCGGCTCCACCGGCGATGGGTATTCCTGGGCTTCCGCCCTGGGGCATACGGTCATTCCGGTGAAGCCATCGGATGTGCCACTCAATGTCAAAGAGGATTTCGTAAAAGAACTGCAGGGCTTAAGCCTCAAGAATGCGGAACTGACCTTTGCCCGCGGCTCAAAAAAAATAAAATATTTCGGGGAGATGCTGTTCACCCATTACGGCATCTCCGGCCCGATAGTGCTGGATGCCAGCCGGACGATCGGGCCATGGCTGGATGACGGCCCGGTGGACTGCCGGCTGGATCTGAAGCCGGCATTGGATGAAGAGACTTTAAATAGGCGGCTGCAAAGGGAGATTGTTGAATCGGGCAAAAAGACCTTCAAGATATTCATCAAGGAATATCTGCCGGCCAAGCTGATCCCGGTATTCATAGCACTGTGCGGGATAAGCGAAGACCTGAGGGTCAACCAGTTGAACGCCGGGCAGCGCAAAAAGATCATCGCCCTTTTAAAGAATATCCGCTTTACGGTGACATCCTTGCGGGGCTTCGACGAAGCGGTGGTGACGGCCGGCGGGGTGGACCCGGACCAGATAGATCAGGCCACCATGGAATCCAAAAAGGCCAAGGGATTATATTTCTGCGGAGAGATCCTGGACCTGGACGGGCCCTGCGGCGGGTACAACCTGCAGATAGCCTGGTCCACCGGGTTCCTGGCAGGCAAAAGCGCAGGGGAAAAATAA
- the ppdK gene encoding pyruvate, phosphate dikinase yields the protein MSKYVYFFGGKSAEGSASDKNLLGGKGANLAEMCHLGIPVPAGFTITTELCTVFYKNNKKYPPELKKQVETALAKVEKVMGMKFGDRQNPLLLSVRSGARSSMPGMMETVLNVGLCSATIPGMIKKTNNPRFVYDAYRRLIMMYSDVVMEKAAGMEPKEGQGIRRQLDDMLGEVKKNKSYKTDADLTEADLINLCDRFKAKVKEVIGKDFPDNAMDQLWGGIGAVFSSWNGKRAISYRRIEGIPDEWGTAVNVQAMVFGNMGDSSATGVAFSRNPANGDNHFYGEWLVNAQGEDVVAGIRTPNPLNEDTKNEQNKHMSSLQTAMPEVYQELNGFRNRLEKHYRDMQDIEFTIQEGHLWMLQCRIGKRTGTAALNMAMDMVEEKLITKADAVTRVSPAQLDELLHPIVDPAAERSAQVLAKGLPAGPGGANGQIVFTASDAVAWQKQGKKVILVREETNPEDVEGMRAAIGILTARGGMTSHAALVARGWGKCCIVGSSSLHIDAQTKTMKVGDKVFKEGDYITLNGTRGYVYAGQLAMVDATENPRFVSFMKYVDSFRKLNVRTNADTPEDAAKARGFGAEGIGLFRTEHMFYGKNSEAPLFCLRKMIISQSVNERRAALAELYPYVKKDIKATLEVMDGFPVTIRLLDPPLHEFVPNGQDERNKLAQSLGITAEELNRRADVLHESNPMMGHRGVRLGVTYPEITEMQVRAVLESTVELIKEGKKIRPEIMVPVVGMKNELVDQKAIVDKIYAEVCAKYGVKKIDYMYGTMIEIPRAALMAGKIAETAEFFSYGTNDLTQMTFGFSRDDIGGFVPDYVEKKILPADPFQILDQEGVGELVEIGIQRGRAARPNLKVGICGEHGGEPSSVEFCHRVGMNYVSCSPFRVPIARLALAQAAIKDMKQAEKKTAKSVKRKATPRRSLVTAKAKKVAPRRSSVPTPKKAVKKKGRK from the coding sequence ATGTCCAAATACGTATATTTCTTCGGCGGTAAGTCGGCCGAAGGAAGCGCCAGCGACAAAAATCTTTTGGGCGGCAAGGGCGCCAACCTGGCCGAGATGTGCCATCTGGGGATCCCGGTCCCGGCCGGTTTTACCATCACCACAGAATTGTGCACCGTTTTCTACAAGAACAACAAGAAATATCCGCCGGAGCTGAAAAAGCAGGTGGAGACCGCCCTGGCCAAGGTGGAAAAGGTGATGGGCATGAAGTTCGGCGACAGGCAGAATCCCCTGCTTTTATCTGTGCGCTCCGGAGCCCGCAGCTCCATGCCCGGCATGATGGAGACCGTGCTGAACGTCGGCCTGTGCTCGGCCACCATCCCCGGAATGATAAAGAAGACCAACAACCCCCGCTTCGTCTACGACGCCTACCGCCGCCTGATCATGATGTACTCCGACGTGGTCATGGAAAAGGCCGCCGGCATGGAGCCCAAAGAGGGCCAGGGCATCCGCAGGCAATTGGACGATATGCTGGGCGAGGTCAAAAAGAACAAGAGCTATAAGACCGACGCCGATCTGACCGAAGCCGACCTTATCAATCTGTGCGACCGCTTTAAGGCCAAGGTCAAGGAAGTCATCGGAAAAGATTTTCCGGATAACGCCATGGATCAGCTGTGGGGCGGCATCGGAGCGGTGTTCTCCTCCTGGAACGGCAAGCGGGCCATCTCCTACCGCCGGATCGAGGGCATCCCCGACGAGTGGGGAACCGCGGTTAACGTCCAGGCCATGGTGTTCGGCAACATGGGCGACTCCTCGGCCACCGGGGTGGCCTTCTCCCGCAACCCGGCCAACGGCGACAACCACTTTTACGGAGAATGGTTAGTCAACGCCCAGGGCGAGGACGTGGTGGCCGGCATCCGCACTCCCAATCCCTTGAATGAGGACACCAAGAACGAGCAGAACAAGCATATGTCCTCCCTGCAGACCGCCATGCCGGAGGTCTACCAGGAGCTGAACGGCTTCAGGAACCGCTTAGAGAAGCACTACCGCGACATGCAGGACATTGAGTTCACCATCCAGGAGGGCCATTTGTGGATGCTGCAGTGCCGCATCGGCAAGCGCACCGGGACCGCCGCATTGAATATGGCCATGGACATGGTGGAGGAAAAGCTGATCACGAAGGCAGACGCCGTTACCAGAGTGTCCCCGGCCCAGTTGGACGAGCTGCTGCATCCCATCGTAGATCCGGCCGCCGAAAGATCGGCCCAGGTGCTGGCCAAGGGCCTGCCTGCCGGCCCGGGCGGAGCCAACGGACAGATAGTCTTCACCGCCAGCGATGCGGTGGCCTGGCAGAAGCAGGGCAAAAAGGTCATCCTGGTTCGCGAAGAGACCAACCCCGAGGACGTGGAGGGCATGAGGGCCGCCATCGGCATCCTGACCGCCCGGGGAGGGATGACCAGTCACGCGGCCTTGGTGGCCCGGGGCTGGGGCAAGTGCTGCATCGTGGGCAGCAGCTCCCTGCATATAGATGCCCAGACCAAGACCATGAAGGTGGGCGACAAGGTATTCAAGGAAGGTGATTATATCACCCTCAACGGTACTCGCGGCTATGTCTATGCCGGACAGCTGGCCATGGTGGACGCCACCGAGAATCCCCGTTTTGTAAGTTTCATGAAGTACGTCGACTCCTTCCGCAAGCTGAACGTCCGCACCAATGCCGATACCCCGGAAGATGCCGCCAAGGCCCGCGGTTTTGGGGCCGAGGGCATAGGGCTGTTCCGCACCGAGCACATGTTCTACGGCAAGAATTCCGAGGCTCCCCTGTTCTGCCTGCGCAAGATGATCATCTCCCAGAGCGTCAATGAGCGCCGGGCGGCCCTGGCTGAGCTATACCCCTATGTCAAGAAGGACATCAAGGCCACTCTGGAGGTGATGGACGGATTTCCGGTCACCATCCGTTTATTGGATCCACCGCTGCACGAGTTCGTGCCCAACGGCCAGGACGAGCGCAACAAACTGGCCCAAAGTCTTGGCATTACAGCCGAGGAGTTGAACAGACGGGCCGATGTTCTGCACGAATCCAATCCCATGATGGGCCACCGCGGAGTCAGATTAGGCGTCACCTATCCCGAGATCACCGAGATGCAGGTGCGGGCCGTACTGGAATCCACCGTGGAGCTGATCAAGGAGGGCAAGAAGATCAGGCCTGAGATCATGGTTCCGGTGGTGGGCATGAAGAACGAACTGGTGGACCAGAAGGCCATAGTGGACAAAATTTATGCCGAGGTATGCGCCAAGTACGGCGTCAAGAAGATAGATTACATGTACGGCACCATGATCGAGATCCCGCGGGCGGCTTTGATGGCCGGTAAAATAGCGGAGACAGCCGAGTTCTTTTCCTACGGCACCAACGACCTGACCCAGATGACCTTCGGCTTCTCCCGCGATGATATCGGCGGGTTCGTGCCGGATTACGTGGAGAAGAAGATATTGCCGGCCGACCCCTTCCAGATATTAGACCAGGAGGGCGTGGGCGAGCTGGTGGAGATAGGCATCCAGCGTGGGCGGGCCGCCAGGCCCAATCTGAAGGTGGGCATCTGCGGAGAGCACGGCGGAGAGCCGTCTTCGGTTGAGTTCTGCCATCGGGTGGGGATGAACTACGTTTCCTGCTCGCCGTTCCGGGTGCCGATCGCCAGGCTGGCGCTGGCCCAGGCGGCGATCAAGGATATGAAGCAGGCCGAGAAGAAGACAGCGAAAAGTGTGAAGCGTAAAGCGACACCTCGACGAAGCTTGGTGACCGCTAAGGCAAAGAAGGTTGCACCTCGACGTAGCTCGGTGCCCACTCCGAAAAAGGCAGTTAAGAAAAAAGGCAGAAAGTAA
- a CDS encoding glycosyltransferase family 39 protein, translating into MLINKKVLPYLLLGLILLNGLLLRVDGLNWGIPRAPYWKAYHPDESVAFTTLIKMSASEDGLNPHYFVNPTFHYYLIGTLWWAAQTVNFVPSPREIMDEAPTVTLDHVARIWLTARSLSVALGVLTIWLTYLLGREFFKNQAYALAGAWLAAVMPTMVIQSHYLTVDGPVGFWFLLALWLVIKAFKDKRLWVWAAAGLVSGLAVATKYNALAGIISVFSVLLIRQIINRDQRIEKAQIKIPVFAGCLIAGFLLGCPYSVLSFGEWKGGINSLLTYNDFATDWLYPWLHTSRHSLGWPGWILFLASLSALVIKPDKTGLILAAGILPYFLIYGYKASPFMRHMVLIVPLIILLIIYAMEKAGRYLRHRSFSLIAGVLILLTSGYALANSLAWVKVMSGQDPREEAAEYIKQGVPLDSVIGLAGRLWFYTPPLEENQYHLLRLDYDPAKLEYFHPPLIIISEYESKQYAFCRVAPEVRDDFFKMLKTDYRVSRVFNRVPQCWGIKFEGYPLADWNYFYPEITIYERSL; encoded by the coding sequence ATGCTGATAAACAAAAAGGTTCTTCCATATCTTCTTTTGGGATTGATTCTGCTAAACGGACTGTTGCTGAGGGTGGACGGCCTGAACTGGGGGATCCCCCGGGCGCCTTACTGGAAAGCCTATCATCCCGATGAAAGCGTGGCCTTTACTACCCTGATAAAAATGTCCGCTTCGGAAGACGGCCTCAACCCGCATTATTTTGTCAACCCCACCTTTCACTACTACCTGATAGGCACGCTGTGGTGGGCGGCCCAAACGGTAAATTTCGTCCCCTCCCCCAGGGAAATAATGGACGAGGCGCCCACGGTAACCCTGGATCACGTCGCCAGGATCTGGCTGACGGCCCGGTCACTCAGCGTGGCTTTGGGGGTGCTGACCATCTGGCTGACCTATCTGCTGGGCCGTGAGTTCTTTAAAAACCAGGCCTATGCCCTGGCCGGGGCCTGGCTGGCGGCCGTAATGCCGACCATGGTGATACAATCGCACTACCTGACGGTGGACGGTCCGGTGGGATTCTGGTTCCTGCTGGCGCTGTGGTTGGTGATCAAGGCTTTCAAGGATAAGCGGCTTTGGGTGTGGGCGGCCGCCGGGTTGGTATCAGGATTAGCAGTGGCCACCAAATACAACGCCCTGGCGGGTATTATATCTGTATTTAGCGTTCTTTTGATCCGGCAGATAATAAACCGTGATCAGCGAATTGAAAAGGCGCAGATCAAAATCCCGGTTTTTGCCGGCTGTCTGATCGCAGGCTTCCTGCTGGGATGTCCGTATTCGGTGCTGTCCTTCGGCGAGTGGAAGGGCGGAATAAACAGCCTGCTTACTTACAACGATTTTGCCACCGACTGGCTGTATCCCTGGCTGCACACCAGCCGGCATTCACTGGGTTGGCCCGGATGGATATTATTTCTGGCATCCCTGTCAGCGCTGGTTATAAAGCCCGATAAAACCGGCCTGATCCTGGCGGCCGGCATCCTGCCGTATTTCCTGATCTACGGCTACAAGGCTTCGCCCTTTATGCGGCACATGGTGCTGATAGTCCCTCTGATAATACTGCTGATCATATATGCCATGGAAAAGGCCGGGAGATATTTAAGGCACCGCAGTTTTTCATTGATAGCCGGCGTACTGATCCTTTTGACCTCCGGCTATGCCTTGGCCAACAGCCTGGCCTGGGTAAAGGTGATGTCCGGCCAGGACCCCCGGGAGGAAGCGGCGGAATACATCAAGCAGGGCGTGCCGCTGGACTCGGTTATCGGTTTGGCCGGCCGGCTCTGGTTCTACACCCCGCCCCTGGAGGAGAACCAATACCACCTGCTGCGACTGGATTACGATCCGGCCAAGCTGGAATATTTTCATCCGCCCCTGATCATCATCAGCGAATACGAGTCCAAACAGTACGCCTTCTGCCGGGTGGCCCCCGAGGTGCGGGATGATTTTTTTAAAATGCTGAAAACAGATTACCGGGTGAGCCGGGTATTCAACCGGGTACCACAGTGCTGGGGAATAAAATTCGAGGGATACCCGCTGGCCGACTGGAATTATTTCTATCCCGAGATAACCATTTACGAAAGGTCCCTTTAA
- a CDS encoding UDP-glucose/GDP-mannose dehydrogenase family protein — MKLAVVGTGYVGLVSGVCFAEWGHQVICVDNDAAKIEMLKKGQIPIYEPGLKELMDKNLQRLEFSTSIEEATDKSDIIFIAVGTPPRANGEADLSAVETVAATVARRMKSYKLVVEKSTVPVQTGDRVKQTMAVNNINKVEFDVASNPEFLREGTAIEDSLKPDRVVFGTDSERARKMLLELYSPLGCPIVATDIQSSELIKHASNSFLAMKISFINAVSVICEKSGANVEQVAEGMGLDRRIGRSFLNAGIGFGGFCFPKDLQAFIRISEKLGYDFKLLKAVEEINEDQKNLFVKKIEELVWNISGKTIGILGLAFKPNTDDMRFAPSIDIIEALQKDGAKIKAYDPVSMDRARQVLKDVQYCDNPYDVAQDADCLVIVTEWDEFKKLDLVRIKSLLKVPAIADGRNIFDPAKMKELGFIYQGIGR, encoded by the coding sequence ATGAAGCTGGCAGTGGTAGGCACCGGCTACGTGGGCCTGGTGTCGGGGGTTTGTTTCGCCGAATGGGGGCATCAGGTGATATGCGTGGACAACGATGCCGCTAAGATCGAGATGCTGAAGAAGGGCCAGATCCCGATTTACGAGCCGGGATTGAAGGAGCTGATGGACAAGAATCTTCAGCGTCTGGAGTTCAGCACCTCCATCGAGGAAGCTACCGATAAGTCCGATATCATCTTCATTGCGGTGGGCACCCCGCCCCGGGCCAACGGGGAGGCCGACCTTTCGGCAGTGGAGACCGTGGCCGCCACTGTGGCCCGCCGGATGAAATCATATAAACTGGTGGTGGAGAAATCCACCGTGCCGGTGCAGACCGGCGACCGGGTCAAACAGACCATGGCGGTCAACAACATAAACAAAGTGGAGTTCGATGTGGCCTCCAATCCGGAATTTTTAAGGGAGGGCACCGCCATCGAGGATTCCCTGAAGCCCGACCGGGTAGTGTTCGGCACCGATTCCGAGAGGGCCAGAAAAATGCTGCTGGAACTCTATTCTCCGCTGGGCTGTCCCATCGTGGCCACCGACATCCAGAGCTCGGAGCTGATCAAACACGCCTCCAATTCCTTCCTGGCCATGAAGATCTCCTTCATCAACGCGGTTTCGGTGATCTGCGAAAAATCCGGGGCCAACGTGGAGCAGGTGGCCGAGGGCATGGGGCTGGACCGGCGGATCGGCCGAAGCTTTTTGAACGCCGGGATAGGCTTTGGTGGCTTCTGCTTTCCCAAGGATCTGCAGGCCTTCATCCGGATCTCGGAAAAACTGGGCTATGATTTCAAACTACTGAAGGCGGTGGAGGAGATCAACGAGGATCAAAAGAATTTATTCGTCAAGAAGATCGAGGAGTTGGTGTGGAACATCTCCGGCAAGACCATCGGCATATTGGGGCTGGCTTTCAAGCCCAACACCGACGATATGCGATTCGCGCCGTCCATCGATATCATAGAAGCCCTGCAGAAGGACGGAGCCAAGATCAAGGCCTACGATCCGGTGTCCATGGACCGGGCCCGGCAGGTGCTGAAGGACGTTCAGTATTGCGATAATCCATATGACGTGGCCCAGGATGCCGACTGCCTGGTCATCGTCACCGAGTGGGACGAATTCAAAAAACTTGACCTGGTCAGGATCAAATCGCTGCTGAAAGTTCCGGCCATCGCCGACGGTCGGAATATCTTCGACCCGGCAAAAATGAAAGAGCTGGGGTTCATCTACCAGGGCATCGGCCGATGA
- a CDS encoding glycosyltransferase family 2 protein produces the protein MKLSVIMPVYNEKATIEKIIARVLAVPIEKELVIVDDYSTDGTKEILKTYEGRPGIKISYHPYNLGKGAGIRTGIRECTGDIVIIQDADLEYSPEEYPRLIEPIVRGAADVVYGSRFYGTHRVFMVWHYLGNKFLTALTNVLYNTMLTDMETCYKVFRAEVIKNLNLKSFRFDIEPEITAKIFKNRKLRVYEMPITYDGRDYGEGKKIQWYDALPAIWTLIKYRFVN, from the coding sequence ATGAAACTTTCCGTGATCATGCCGGTCTACAACGAAAAGGCCACCATCGAAAAGATCATCGCCCGGGTGCTGGCGGTGCCCATCGAAAAGGAGCTGGTGATCGTTGACGATTATTCCACCGACGGAACCAAAGAGATTCTGAAAACATACGAAGGCCGGCCGGGCATTAAGATATCATACCACCCATACAATCTGGGCAAGGGGGCCGGGATCCGGACCGGCATCCGGGAATGCACCGGCGATATCGTCATCATTCAGGACGCCGACCTGGAATACTCGCCGGAGGAATATCCCCGGCTGATCGAGCCCATCGTGCGGGGCGCGGCCGACGTGGTCTACGGCTCCAGATTCTACGGCACCCACCGGGTGTTCATGGTCTGGCATTATCTGGGCAATAAATTTCTGACCGCCCTGACCAACGTCCTTTACAATACCATGCTGACCGATATGGAGACCTGCTACAAGGTGTTCCGGGCGGAGGTGATCAAAAACCTTAATCTCAAATCATTCAGGTTTGATATCGAGCCGGAGATCACCGCCAAGATATTCAAGAATCGCAAGCTGAGGGTCTACGAGATGCCCATCACCTACGACGGACGGGACTACGGTGAGGGCAAGAAGATCCAATGGTACGACGCCCTGCCGGCCATCTGGACCCTGATCAAATATCGGTTTGTAAATTGA